From a region of the Eretmochelys imbricata isolate rEreImb1 chromosome 6, rEreImb1.hap1, whole genome shotgun sequence genome:
- the LOC144266459 gene encoding olfactory receptor-like protein COR4 — MAGGNCTAVTEFILTGLTDRLELQVPLFAVFLVIYGITLVWNLGMMVLIRIDPRLHTPMYFFLKNLSLVDVCYSTVITLKMLMSFLAERKAITYTPCIIQYFSFILLAISECLLLAVMAYDRYVAICNLLLYTVIMSPKHCLRLAAGSYLWAFLNSVIHTSGLLKLSYCHSNLLNHFFCDINPLLKLSSSGTYVNELLVFLFGSLIEVISIGTILISYILIIATVLQIHSTDGRCKAFSTCTSHLTVVSMFHGTILFMYFRPSASYTLDTDKMASVFYTVVIPMLNPLVYSLRNKDVMDALRRAIETKLRAHFPPKVS, encoded by the coding sequence ATGGCGGGAGGAAATTGTACGGCAGTGACCGAGTTCATTCTCACAGGACTGACAGATCGTCtggagctgcaggtccccctcTTCGCAGTGTTCCTAGTGATCTATGGTATCACCCTGGTGTGGAATCTGGGGATGATGGTTTTAATCAGGATCGATCCCCgacttcacacccccatgtacttcttcctcaaGAATTTGTCCCTCGTGGATGTCTGTTACTCCACAGTCATCACTCTCAAGATGCTGATGAGCTTCTTAGCAGAGAGGAAAGCTATTACCTACACACCTTGCATCATCCAATATTTTAGCTTCATATTGCTTGCCATCTCTGAGTGCCTTCTGCTGGCAGTAATGGCGTACGACCGTTATGTAGCCATCTGTAACCTGCTGCTGTACACAGTCATCATGTCACCAAAGCACTGCCTACGGCTGGCAGCTGGTTCATATCTATGGGCCTTCCTGAACTCTGTGATACACACAAGTGGTTTACTAAAATTATCCTACTGCCACTCCAATCTCCTGAATCATTTTTTCTGTGATATCAACCCACTTCTAAAGCTCTCCTCTTCTGGCACCTATGTCAACGAGCTACTTGTTTTCCTCTTTGGCAGTCTGATAGAGGTGATTAGCATTGGGACCATCCTCATCTCATACATCTTAATTATTGCAACTGTGCTGCAGATCCACTCAACCGACGGCAGgtgcaaagccttctccacctgcacctcccacctGACGGTCGTCTCCATGTTCCATGGGACAATTCTCTTCATGTACTTCCGACCCAGCGCCAGCTACACGCTGGACACAGACAAAATGGCCTCCGTGTTCTACACGGTGGTGATCCCCATGCTGAACCCCCTCGTCTACAGCTTGAGGAACAAGGATGTGATGGATGCCCTGAGGAGAGCAATAGAGACAAAATTGAGGGCCCATTTTCCCCCAAAGGTGTCTTAA